A stretch of the Campylobacter concisus genome encodes the following:
- a CDS encoding DUF815 domain-containing protein has protein sequence MIDWGVKYAAIYKSTKGMLKPVEDIDFVDIDSLYGLEKQKEILLKNTLNFIEGKDANHVLLWGERGCGKSSLVRAVFTKFYKEGLRIIEIGCEDLKYLGDIIDEIRKSEFKFIIFCDDLSFENGSNEYKFLKPIMDGSIQKPPKNVLLYATSNRRHLISEFKSENENSELIDGEIHYSDAAQEKISLSDRFGLWISFYQGNYDEYLKMVDFYFKDYTGDKEELHTLAKNFATLRASRSGRTAKQFYLTFKENLK, from the coding sequence GTGATAGATTGGGGTGTGAAGTACGCAGCGATTTATAAAAGTACAAAAGGGATGTTAAAGCCGGTTGAGGATATCGATTTTGTCGATATAGACTCGCTTTATGGACTAGAGAAACAAAAAGAAATTTTACTAAAAAATACTCTAAATTTTATAGAAGGTAAGGATGCAAATCACGTGCTTCTTTGGGGCGAGAGAGGATGTGGCAAGTCAAGCCTTGTAAGGGCCGTTTTTACTAAATTTTATAAAGAGGGACTTCGCATCATTGAGATCGGCTGCGAGGATCTAAAATACCTTGGCGACATCATCGATGAGATCAGAAAGAGTGAGTTTAAATTTATCATTTTCTGCGATGATCTAAGCTTTGAAAATGGCAGCAATGAGTATAAATTTCTAAAGCCTATAATGGATGGCTCTATCCAAAAGCCGCCAAAAAACGTACTTTTATATGCTACATCAAACCGCAGACATCTAATAAGCGAGTTTAAAAGTGAAAATGAAAACTCAGAGCTAATTGACGGCGAAATCCACTACAGCGACGCAGCTCAGGAGAAAATTTCTCTCTCAGACCGCTTTGGTCTTTGGATCAGCTTTTATCAAGGCAACTACGATGAGTATCTAAAAATGGTTGATTTTTACTTTAAAGACTACACAGGCGACAAAGAGGAGCTTCATACGCTTGCTAAAAATTTCGCAACACTCAGAGCTAGCAGAAGTGGCAGGACAGCAAAGCAGTTTTATCTAACTTTTAAAGAAAATTTAAAATGA
- the mfd gene encoding transcription-repair coupling factor: protein MQAKVYEYLLTHAPQILICEDDKEAALCADAASFAGFSAFKLPDFRAKKGDDLRSFNEELFEISSVLSKYYKFDGKKIIISPFSTLLNPLPTQKNLESSTIKLKDNLNLSEFADLLIRFGYECVDIVESVGEFSIRGEVIDIYGVNMDDPVRILLFGDEVESIRNYNTATQISNKNELSEAEIVPFIANLSKDEFEKVSQKIEDMQSDALVNDLNSLGFWAIDSFSDYLKEFDSKLVKKIDFEIYDVPEDKFKGIEILPEPKVYKDLEVTLNFDFFELNKSKSITVLSRNEGLFKGYELDGFANVKLEISPLVVNLTSSDKIVVSLNKFEKKRRVKRSSLVVDELKVNDYVVHEDYGIGRFLGLEKIKVLGATKEFVVIAYQNDDKLLLPVEHLNLIDRYIAQNGSMAVLDRLGKANFAKIKEKVREKLFAIASKIVAMAAKRELIAGKILQKEDISYLNFVQDAGFSYTSDQQKAVNDIKDELKSGKVMDRLLSGDVGFGKTEVAMNAIFTCIKSGFSAFFFVPTTLLSSQHYKTLSQRFSKFGIKVFRLDRFSSAKEKASLQKALKENEPIVCVGTHALLGVKAENLGLIVVDEEHKFGVRQKEQLKEISQHSHILSMSATPIPRSLNMALSKIKTYSILATPPSSRLDVRTSVREWDEKVVKEAIMRELRRGGQTFYIHNHIADIEQTANELRKILPKLRILILHSKVNAKVAEDEMMKFERGEYDLLLCTSIVESGIHLPNANTIIVENANKFGMADLHQLRGRVGRSDKQAYCYFLVEDKDTISKDALKRLVALEGNSFLGAGSVLAYHDLEIRGGGNIIGEAQSGHIEAIGYSLYLKMLEDEINKLLNQDSAKLDKIDLKLSVSAFLNQEFIREDRLRLEIYRRLSKCKEIAEVYEIQSELEDRFGKIDTFTKQFLDVIIIKILALKAGIKMISNSEQNILITKNDDEKIRLKSRSKDDDDVLAEILVYLRKDKK from the coding sequence ATGCAAGCAAAGGTCTATGAGTATCTTTTAACACACGCCCCACAAATTCTCATCTGCGAAGATGACAAAGAGGCGGCACTCTGCGCTGATGCGGCCAGTTTTGCTGGCTTTAGCGCATTTAAACTACCTGATTTTAGAGCTAAAAAGGGCGATGATCTAAGAAGCTTTAACGAAGAGCTCTTTGAAATTTCATCCGTTCTTAGCAAATACTATAAATTTGATGGCAAAAAGATCATCATAAGCCCATTTAGCACGCTTTTAAACCCACTTCCAACGCAAAAAAACCTAGAAAGCTCAACGATCAAGCTAAAAGATAATCTAAATTTAAGCGAATTTGCCGACTTGCTCATACGCTTTGGCTATGAGTGCGTCGATATCGTTGAGAGCGTTGGCGAGTTTAGCATTCGTGGTGAAGTGATCGATATTTACGGCGTAAATATGGACGATCCTGTTAGAATTTTACTCTTTGGTGATGAGGTGGAGAGTATTAGAAACTACAACACCGCCACGCAAATTAGTAATAAAAATGAGCTAAGCGAAGCTGAGATCGTGCCATTTATCGCAAATTTGAGCAAAGATGAGTTTGAAAAAGTTAGCCAAAAGATCGAGGATATGCAAAGCGATGCCTTGGTGAATGACCTAAATTCGCTTGGATTTTGGGCGATAGATAGCTTTAGTGACTATTTAAAAGAATTTGACTCAAAGCTTGTTAAAAAGATCGATTTTGAAATTTATGATGTGCCTGAAGATAAATTTAAGGGTATTGAAATTTTACCCGAGCCAAAGGTTTATAAAGATCTTGAGGTTACTTTAAATTTTGACTTTTTTGAGCTAAATAAGAGCAAAAGCATAACCGTTCTTTCAAGAAATGAGGGACTTTTTAAGGGCTATGAGCTTGATGGTTTTGCCAACGTAAAGCTTGAAATTTCGCCCCTTGTAGTAAATTTAACCTCAAGTGATAAGATTGTAGTTTCTCTTAATAAATTTGAGAAAAAAAGGCGAGTTAAGCGCTCAAGTCTCGTGGTGGATGAGCTAAAAGTAAATGACTACGTCGTGCATGAAGATTACGGTATAGGCAGATTTTTGGGGCTTGAAAAGATCAAGGTTTTGGGTGCGACGAAGGAATTTGTGGTTATTGCGTATCAAAATGACGACAAGCTTCTTTTGCCAGTAGAGCATCTAAATCTAATCGATCGCTACATCGCGCAAAATGGCTCTATGGCGGTGCTGGACCGCTTAGGCAAGGCAAATTTTGCCAAGATAAAAGAAAAGGTTAGAGAAAAACTCTTCGCGATCGCTTCAAAGATCGTGGCAATGGCGGCAAAAAGAGAGCTAATCGCAGGCAAAATTTTACAAAAAGAGGATATCTCTTATCTAAATTTCGTCCAAGATGCTGGCTTTTCATACACGAGCGATCAGCAAAAAGCAGTAAATGATATAAAAGATGAGCTAAAAAGCGGCAAGGTGATGGATAGGCTACTTAGTGGCGACGTGGGTTTTGGCAAGACCGAAGTTGCGATGAATGCTATATTTACCTGCATAAAATCAGGCTTTAGCGCGTTTTTCTTCGTGCCAACGACACTTCTTAGCTCGCAGCACTACAAGACGCTAAGCCAAAGATTTAGCAAATTTGGCATAAAGGTCTTTAGACTGGATCGCTTCTCAAGCGCTAAAGAAAAGGCGAGCCTGCAAAAAGCGCTAAAAGAAAATGAGCCCATAGTTTGCGTGGGAACGCATGCGCTTCTTGGCGTAAAGGCTGAAAATTTAGGTCTGATCGTCGTTGATGAAGAGCATAAATTTGGCGTTAGGCAAAAAGAGCAGCTAAAAGAAATTTCTCAGCACTCGCACATCTTAAGTATGAGCGCCACACCGATACCAAGAAGCCTAAATATGGCGCTTAGCAAGATAAAAACATATAGCATTTTAGCCACTCCGCCAAGCTCGAGGCTGGATGTTAGAACAAGTGTGAGAGAGTGGGATGAAAAGGTCGTCAAAGAGGCGATTATGCGTGAGCTAAGACGCGGCGGGCAGACCTTTTACATCCACAACCACATCGCAGACATCGAGCAGACAGCAAATGAGCTAAGAAAAATTTTGCCAAAGCTTAGAATTTTGATACTTCACTCAAAGGTAAATGCAAAAGTCGCTGAAGATGAGATGATGAAATTTGAGCGAGGCGAATATGACTTATTACTTTGCACCAGCATCGTTGAAAGCGGCATCCACTTGCCAAATGCAAACACTATAATCGTAGAAAATGCCAATAAATTTGGCATGGCTGACTTGCATCAGCTGCGTGGTCGCGTGGGCAGAAGCGACAAGCAGGCTTACTGCTACTTTTTGGTTGAGGATAAAGATACTATTAGTAAAGACGCTCTAAAACGACTTGTCGCACTTGAAGGCAACTCATTTTTGGGCGCTGGCTCAGTGCTAGCCTATCACGACCTTGAGATAAGAGGTGGTGGTAACATCATCGGCGAGGCACAAAGTGGACACATCGAGGCTATCGGCTACTCGCTATATCTAAAGATGCTAGAAGATGAGATAAATAAGCTTCTTAATCAAGACTCCGCAAAGCTTGATAAGATCGATCTAAAGCTTAGTGTGAGTGCCTTTTTAAATCAAGAATTTATAAGAGAAGATAGGCTAAGGCTTGAAATTTACAGGCGCCTTAGCAAGTGTAAAGAGATCGCTGAGGTCTATGAGATACAAAGCGAGCTTGAGGATAGATTTGGCAAAATAGATACATTTACAAAGCAGTTTTTAGATGTCATCATCATCAAAATTTTAGCCCTAAAAGCTGGCATAAAAATGATCTCAAATAGCGAGCAAAACATACTAATAACAAAAAATGATGATGAGAAGATCAGGCTAAAGTCACGTAGCAAGGACGATGACGATGTTTTGGCTGAAATTTTGGTCTATCTAAGAAAGGATAAGAAGTGA
- a CDS encoding endonuclease III domain-containing protein: MTSTDLFLTLFNHKNKNFDELKWPGEGTFEVVLGAILVQNTNWKNVEKALDNLKNASKDSLQGICTLENSELATLIKSSGFYNTKAKRLKTLCLAIKNEFGSFENFKENVSREWLISVKGVGAETCDAILAYACGKPYMVVDAYALRIMAYFDYIFESYDEAAEWFSSLDYDEIYKILDSEKFDEVEILKLYHALILEFCKENFKGKILSQNGQKILSSIKN, from the coding sequence ATGACTTCAACCGATCTATTTTTAACCTTGTTTAATCACAAAAACAAAAATTTTGATGAGCTAAAATGGCCAGGTGAGGGCACTTTTGAGGTTGTTTTGGGTGCTATTTTAGTGCAAAATACCAACTGGAAAAACGTAGAAAAAGCGCTAGATAATCTAAAAAATGCCAGTAAAGATAGCCTGCAAGGCATTTGCACGCTTGAAAACAGCGAACTTGCCACGCTTATAAAGTCAAGTGGTTTTTATAATACAAAGGCTAAACGACTAAAGACGCTTTGTCTAGCTATAAAAAATGAATTTGGTAGTTTTGAAAATTTTAAAGAAAATGTAAGTCGTGAGTGGCTCATAAGTGTAAAAGGTGTTGGAGCTGAGACTTGTGATGCGATACTGGCATATGCTTGTGGCAAGCCATATATGGTCGTTGATGCTTACGCACTTAGGATAATGGCATATTTTGACTATATTTTTGAGAGCTACGATGAGGCGGCTGAGTGGTTTAGCTCGCTTGATTATGATGAAATTTATAAAATTCTTGATAGCGAGAAATTTGATGAGGTTGAAATTTTAAAACTCTATCACGCTCTTATTTTGGAGTTTTGCAAGGAAAATTTCAAAGGTAAAATCTTAAGCCAAAATGGTCAAAAAATATTAAGCAGCATTAAAAATTAA